Genomic segment of Nocardiopsis mwathae:
AACATCCACATCGGCACCATCGCCGGAAAGTTGAACGGGGTGATCCCGGCGACCACGCCCAGCGGCTGCAGGATCGAGTACGCGTCGACCTTCGTCGAGACGTTCTCCGAGTAGCCGCCCTTGAGCAGGTGCGGGATGCCGCAGGCGAACTCCACGACCTCCAGCCCGCGGGAGACCTCGCCCAGGGCGTCGGAGTACACCTTGCCGTGCTCGGCGCTCACGGTCCGGGCCAGCTCCTCGCGGTTGGCGTGCAGCAGCTCGCGGAACCGGAAGAGCACGGACGCGCGCTTGGTCACCGAGGTGTCGCGCCAGGCCGGGAACGCGGCACTCGCCGCGGCCACCGCCGCGTCGACCTCCGCGGCCCCGGCGAAGTCGACCGTTCCGGTGACCTCGCCGGTGGCCGGGTTGTAGATGTCTCCGCGCCGCCGGGCGGTTCCGGTGAACGGCTTGCCGCCGATCCAGTGGGTGACGTGCTTGCTCATGGAAAGTCGACCTTTTTCCTGGTGTCCTGGTGTCCTGGTGTTGCTGTGCCGGGGCAGGGGGTCAGGCGCTACGCACCTTGGAATCCACCGCGGTGACCGTATCGACGAGGATGTCGCGGCCCTCCCGCGCGTCCTCCTCGCTCAGGTTGAGCGGTGGCGCCATGCGCAGCACGTTGTTGTGCACCCCGCCCTTGCCGACCAGCAGCCCGCGCTCGCGGGCGCCCTCCATCACCGCGGCGGCCAGCCCGGGGGCGGGCGCGCCGGTGGCGGGGTCGGCCATCTCGATGGCGAACATCAGGCCCTTTCCCCGCACGTCGGCGACGCTGGACAGCTCGGTGAGCGGGCGCAGCCCGGCCATGATGAGCTCTCCCCTGCGGGCGGCGTTGGCCTGCAGGTCGTGGTCGAGCACGTAGTCGAGGGTGGCGTTGGCCGCGGCCATGGAGACGGGGTTGCCGCCGAAGGTGGCGACCCCGTTGGCGGTGAGCCCGTCCATGAGGTCGCCGCGCGCCACCACGCCGCCCACCGCGAACCCGTTGCCCAGCCCCTTGGCGAAGGTCATGGCGTCGGGGACCACCCCGTGATCGCCGATGCCGAAGAAACTGGAGCCGGTGCGGCCCCATCCGGTCTGCACCTCGTCCGCGATGAACAGGATGCCGTGCTCGTCCAGGACCTCCTTGTAGGCGGCGAGCAGGCCGTCGGGGGCCATGGCGAAGCCGCCGACGCCCTGGATCGGCTCGGCGATCAGGCAGGCGACGTCGGGGGCGGTGGCGGTGACGAGCACGTCGCGCAGGTCGGCGACGCAGGCCTCGATGTACTCCCGGTCCGACATGGCGCGGAAGGCCGGGGCGGTGCGGTCGGTGCCGTGCAGATAGTGCACGTTGAGCGGGGACAGGGAGGAGTTCTTCCAGCCCCGGTTGCCGGTGACGGCGACGGTGCCGTACGACCGGCCGTGGTAGCTGTTGCGCAGCGCCAGCACCTGGTCGGTGCCGCGGGCGCAGGTGGCCAGCAGCAGCGCCGTCTCGTTCGCCTCTGTTCCGGAGTTGGTGAAGAAGACCTTGGCGTCGGGGATTCCGGACAGGCGGGCGATCTTCTCGGCCAGCTCGACCTGGCCGCGCAGGAGGTAGAGGGTCGAGGTGTGCACGACGCCCTTGGCGAGCTGGCGCTCCACGGCCTCGCGGACCTCGGCGACGTCGTAGCCGAGCATGTTGGTCACGATGCCGCAGAAGAAGTCCAGGTAGGTGCGGCCTTCGGCGTCCGTGACGCGGCTTCCGCCGCCGCTGGTGATCTCGATGGGCGACTCGTAGTTGAGGGCGAGCCAGGCGGGCATGACAGCGCGGTGGCGAGCGAGAAGTTCCGACATGACCTCAGTCTCACGCCCCCGGCCCCCGATTGACCAGCGTCACACTGTTGATTTCGAGGGAGCGGATCTGACAGGCTGTCAATGCGCCACGGACGCAGCGTGATGAATCCGTCGGGTTCCGTGACGGGAGACCGCGGTTCGGACCGTCTCCCCCGCACATTCAGCGGCCCGTCGTCGGCCGACGCCATCACCCTGTAAACCGTCCCGTAGCGGCCCTGACGTGCCGACCTAGACTGATGCCGTGCTGCCCACCCTTGCCGATGTCCTCCGCCTGCCCGCTCTCCAGCGCGCCCGTCCCAAGGTCGTGGCCGGTGCCAAGCACCTGGACACGGCGGTGCGGTGGGTGCACATCGCCGAGGTCACCGACCTCGCCCACCTGCTGCGCGGTGGTGAGCTCGTGCTCACCACCGGCATCGCCATGCCCGACTCCCCCGAGGAGTTGCGCCGCTACGTGGAGGACCTGGCCGCCGTCGGGGTGAGCGGCATCGCCGTCGAACTGGGCCGCAAATACCCCTCCGAGACCGACCTGCCCAAGGCACTGCTCGACGCCGCCACCGAGGCGGGCATCCCGATCATCTCGCTGGAGCGCGAGACCCGCTTCGTCGAGATCACCGAGGCCGTGCACATCCGGGTGGTCAACGAGCAGCTGGAGGAGCTGCGCGAGTCCGAACGGCTGCACGAGGTCTTCACCCAGCTTTCGGTCGAGGGAGCACGCCCCGCGCACGTGCTGCGGGAGGTCGCCCACCTGTCCGGCTGCCCGGTCGTCCTGGAGAACCTCGCCCACCAGGTGCTCGCCTGCGACCTCAACGGAGAGGACCCCGCCACGGTCCTCGCCTCCTGGGAGGGCCGGTCGCGGGCGGTGCGCGGCGGCCCGAGGACCGTCCACGACCCGGCCACCGGGTGGCTGGTCACCATGGTGGGTGCGCGCGGCCAGGACTGGGGGCGGCTGATCCTGGTCTGCGGCGCGTCCCCGGCGCCCCGGCAGACCATGCTGGTGGAGCGGGCGGCGACCACGCTCGCGCTGGGCCGCCTGCTGGAACGCCACCAGGAGAGCCTGGAGCGCCAGACCCACCGCACCATCATCGCCGGGATCGTGGACCGCGCCTACTCCGACCCGGAGGAGGCACTGGTCCGGGCGCGGGCGGTCGGAGTGCCGCTGTCGGGCCGCCACCTCGTCGGCCTGGTACTGCGGCTGCGCGAGGGTGGCACCGGGCTCGCGGCCCAGGCCCGGCTCGCCGACACCGCCGAGGGGGCCGCGCGCGCCTGCCGCGAGCTGCGGCTGCCCGCGCTCGTGGGCTCGCTCGACGACCTGCGCGTGGGGATCCTGCTGGCGCTGGGCCCCCAGGACGAACCGGACTCCTGCCTGCACCGGCTGGCCGACCGGATCCGCGAGCGCGTCGGCGGCACCAGCGTCCTGGCGGTCGGCTCGGGCACCGACGACATCCGCGATGTGCGCCGCTCCTTCCTGGAGGCGCGCCAGGTCGGGGACGTCGCCGTGCACCAGACCGACCAGCGCCCCTTCTACCGCCTGCCCGACCTGCACCTGCGCGGGCTGCTCCACCTCTTCCGCGACGACGAGCGGCTGCAGACCTACGTCGAGCGCGAACTGGGGCCGCTCCTGGCCTACGACGACCGCCACTCCAGCGACCTGACCGACATGCTCCGCCACTACCTGTCGGCGGGGCGGAACAAGGCGCTGGCGGCCTCGCGGGCGCACCTCTCGCGCCCGGCGTTCTACGAGCGGCTCCGCCGGATCTCCCACGTCCTGGACGCCGACCTGGAGTCGGTGGAGACGTGCCTGTCCCTGCATGTGGCTCTGCTGTCACTGGACTCGGTGCGCGACCGGCTCTCCCAGTGACTCGTGAAATACTGCTGGGAACCGTTGATTCCGTGGTTGAACTCAGACAGAACAACCAATTCCTGGATTAACGCCGCCGGAATCGATACTTTGCGAAGTTCCGACGGAAGTCCGAGCAGCACCCCGAGCAGCACCCCGAGCAGTGCGGAGGAGCACGTGACCGATATGGGCGCCCCCCAGCCACCGGCCCGGAAGAACGCGTCGGGCGCCGCGCTCGACGAGACCGCCAAGCGCATCATCGAGCAGCTGCAGCAGGACGGACGCCGCTCGTATGCGGCCATCGGCAAGGCCGTCGGCCTCTCCGAGGCGGCGGTGCGCCAGCGCGTCCAGCGGCTTCTGGAGTCCGGCGCGGTGCAGGTCGTCGGTGTCACCGACCCGATGATGCTGGGGTTCAGCCGCCAGGCCATGATCGGCGTCCGGTGCAACGGGGACCTCAACCGGGTGGCCGACGAACTCTCCGCGGTCGCGGGTGTGGAGTACGTGGTGATCACCGCGGGATCCTTCGACCTCCTGGTCGAGGTGGTGGTCGCCGACGACGAGCAGCTGCTGGAGGTGCTGGCCGACATCCGCGCGGTCCCCAGCGTCACCGGTACCGAAAGCTTCGTCTACCTCAAGCTGCGCAAGCAGACCTACGCCTGGGGAACGCGCTGAGGGCGGGCCGCAGCGGTCAGGCCAGCACCCCCATGACCGTCCCCGGGGCATAGACCACCAGCAGGAACCGCGCCGTCCGGCTCGCCATGGCGACCGACACGAACGCCCACAGCGGGAAGCGGAGCGCCCCCACCAGGACGACCACGAACATGAACGGCGGAATGCTGGAGAACGAGCTCACCGCCAGCAGGCCCGCCGTCCACCACGGACGTCCCTCGGCCTTGGCCCGTAACCGGGCGATGCGGGCGCTCCACCGCCCCGGGTTCTGCGCCCGCCGCTTGAGCCACGGGATGTCGAGCGCTCCCCGCCCCAGGTAGTAGTAGGCGATCTTGCCGAGCGTCTGGCCCAGCCCCGCCGCCACCGCCATCGCGAAAAGCGCGCCGTCGCCCATGAGCGCGGCCGCCCCCAGCAGGTAGATCTCCACGTTGAGGAACGGGAACAGCGCCGCCAGCACACCGAAACCGAAGGCCAGCGCAGTCTCGGTCACAGGATGGGCTCCCCCGGGATGAGTGCGGTGGGAAGACCGTCAGGTCAGGAGTTCTCGGTCGCGGCGAGCTGCCCGCAGGCGCCGTCGATCTCCTGGCCGCGGGTGTCGCGGATGGTGACCGAGACGCCGTGGGCCTCCAGACGACGGACGAACTCGCGCTCGTCCTCGGGGCGGGACGCGGTCCACTTCGACCCGGGGGTCGGGTTCAGCGGAATGAGGTTCACATGCACGAGCTTGCCCTTGAGCAGGCGGCCCAGCATGTCGGCGCGCCAGGCCTGGTCGTTGATGTCGCGGATCAGGGCGTACTCGATGGAGACCCGGCGGCCGGTGGTCGCGGCGTACTTCCACGCCGAGTCCAGCACCTCGGAGACCTTCCACCGGTTGTTGACCGGCACGAGTTCGTCGCGCAGCTCGTCGTCGGGGGCGTGCAGCGAGATCGCCAGGCGCACCTGCATGCGCTCGGCCGTCAGCTTCTCGATGGCCGGGACCAGGCCGACCGTCGAGACGGTGACGCCGCGCTGCGAGATGCCCAGCCCGCCGGGGACCGGGTCGGTGATCCGGCGCACCGAGTCGAGCACGCGCCGGTAGTTCGCCAGCGGCTCGCCCATCCCCATGAAGACGATGTTGCCGATGCGCCCCGGGCCGCCGGCCACCTCGCCGCGGGCCAGGTCGCGCGCGACCGCCACGATCTGGTC
This window contains:
- a CDS encoding aspartate aminotransferase family protein gives rise to the protein MSELLARHRAVMPAWLALNYESPIEITSGGGSRVTDAEGRTYLDFFCGIVTNMLGYDVAEVREAVERQLAKGVVHTSTLYLLRGQVELAEKIARLSGIPDAKVFFTNSGTEANETALLLATCARGTDQVLALRNSYHGRSYGTVAVTGNRGWKNSSLSPLNVHYLHGTDRTAPAFRAMSDREYIEACVADLRDVLVTATAPDVACLIAEPIQGVGGFAMAPDGLLAAYKEVLDEHGILFIADEVQTGWGRTGSSFFGIGDHGVVPDAMTFAKGLGNGFAVGGVVARGDLMDGLTANGVATFGGNPVSMAAANATLDYVLDHDLQANAARRGELIMAGLRPLTELSSVADVRGKGLMFAIEMADPATGAPAPGLAAAVMEGARERGLLVGKGGVHNNVLRMAPPLNLSEEDAREGRDILVDTVTAVDSKVRSA
- a CDS encoding Lrp/AsnC family transcriptional regulator; amino-acid sequence: MGAPQPPARKNASGAALDETAKRIIEQLQQDGRRSYAAIGKAVGLSEAAVRQRVQRLLESGAVQVVGVTDPMMLGFSRQAMIGVRCNGDLNRVADELSAVAGVEYVVITAGSFDLLVEVVVADDEQLLEVLADIRAVPSVTGTESFVYLKLRKQTYAWGTR
- a CDS encoding PucR family transcriptional regulator ligand-binding domain-containing protein: MLPTLADVLRLPALQRARPKVVAGAKHLDTAVRWVHIAEVTDLAHLLRGGELVLTTGIAMPDSPEELRRYVEDLAAVGVSGIAVELGRKYPSETDLPKALLDAATEAGIPIISLERETRFVEITEAVHIRVVNEQLEELRESERLHEVFTQLSVEGARPAHVLREVAHLSGCPVVLENLAHQVLACDLNGEDPATVLASWEGRSRAVRGGPRTVHDPATGWLVTMVGARGQDWGRLILVCGASPAPRQTMLVERAATTLALGRLLERHQESLERQTHRTIIAGIVDRAYSDPEEALVRARAVGVPLSGRHLVGLVLRLREGGTGLAAQARLADTAEGAARACRELRLPALVGSLDDLRVGILLALGPQDEPDSCLHRLADRIRERVGGTSVLAVGSGTDDIRDVRRSFLEARQVGDVAVHQTDQRPFYRLPDLHLRGLLHLFRDDERLQTYVERELGPLLAYDDRHSSDLTDMLRHYLSAGRNKALAASRAHLSRPAFYERLRRISHVLDADLESVETCLSLHVALLSLDSVRDRLSQ
- the rlmN gene encoding 23S rRNA (adenine(2503)-C(2))-methyltransferase RlmN, coding for MPAELTFVAPRRAKPPRHLADLSPEERRTVVTELGEKPFRAEQLARHYFGHLESDTSAMTDLPAESRERLGEALLPRLLTPVKHITCDNGMTRKTLWRAFDGVLFESVLMRYPDRVTLCVSSQAGCGMNCPFCATGQNGLTRNLSTGEIVDQIVAVARDLARGEVAGGPGRIGNIVFMGMGEPLANYRRVLDSVRRITDPVPGGLGISQRGVTVSTVGLVPAIEKLTAERMQVRLAISLHAPDDELRDELVPVNNRWKVSEVLDSAWKYAATTGRRVSIEYALIRDINDQAWRADMLGRLLKGKLVHVNLIPLNPTPGSKWTASRPEDEREFVRRLEAHGVSVTIRDTRGQEIDGACGQLAATENS
- a CDS encoding VTT domain-containing protein produces the protein MTETALAFGFGVLAALFPFLNVEIYLLGAAALMGDGALFAMAVAAGLGQTLGKIAYYYLGRGALDIPWLKRRAQNPGRWSARIARLRAKAEGRPWWTAGLLAVSSFSSIPPFMFVVVLVGALRFPLWAFVSVAMASRTARFLLVVYAPGTVMGVLA